A region from the Triticum urartu cultivar G1812 chromosome 1, Tu2.1, whole genome shotgun sequence genome encodes:
- the LOC125541622 gene encoding uncharacterized protein LOC125541622: MGGDYVVIPILLCFLFRTCQLTLVDSIDVDGNLAMDEENTTLLRPKSFDFSWRANIKNEGSGIISHYAMWHTKPGQFYGLRAEMSIWASPNQENSQESGASIQIYCQDGGNYNLIEAGFHISPSLYHNKDIRFFTYWTKDLKSRGCYNLQCPGYVSASGANLVPGQAIVPPSMYGKQDYYVRLSLNQDPNSEDWVVYRHDLEKPSLLGHFPKKLCPGTPRIQALTGFVNYLMNAHGPPMGSGHFPDHYNHDNKKSAYFKHIRYYNQNGHSYSPFGVPMVKLVDRLDCYRANDLVLDYKRGYMFNYGGPSGCVG; encoded by the exons ATGGGAGGAGATTATGTTGTCATACCGATCTTACTATGCTTTTTGTTTAGAACTTGCCAACTCACCTTGGTTGATTCGATAGATGTAGATGGCAATCTCGCGATGGATGAGGAG AACACCACTCTTTTAAGACCTAAATCTTTCGATTTTTCGTGGAGAGCTAATATCAAGAATGAAGGAAGCGGCATTATTTCTCAT TATGCAATGTGGCACACAAAGCCAGGACAATTCTATGGCCTTCGAGCTGAGATGAGTATATGGGCTTCGCCAAATCAAGAAAACTCTCAAGAATCAGGAGCATCCATACAGATCTATTGTCAAGATGGAGGAAACTACAACTTAATTGAAGCTGGATTTCAC ATTTCCCCCTCTTTATACCATAACAAAGATATCCGCTTCTTTACATATTGGACT AAGGACTTGAAATCAAGGGGGTGCTACAACTTGCAGTGCCCAGGATATGTTTCTGCAAGTGGAGCTAATCTGGTACCTGGACAAGCCATTGTTCCTCCATCAATGTATGGAAAACAAGACTACTATGTTAGGCTTAGCCTCAACCAG GATCCAAATTCCGAAGATTGGGTGGTGTACCGTCATGATTTAGAAAAACCATCATTATTGGGACATTTTCCAAAGAAGCTTTGCCCTGGAACACCACGGATACAAGCCTTGACTGGATTCGTGAATTACTTGATGAATGCTCACGGTCCTCCAATGGGTAGTGGCCACTTCCCCGATCATTACAACCATGACAATAAGAAATCTGCGTACTTCAAGCACATTCGGTATTATAATCAAAATGGTCATTCTTATAGCCCGTTTGGCGTTCCAATGGTCAAGTTAGTTGATAGGCTAGATTGTTATAGAGCAAATGATTTAGTTCTTGATTATAAGAGGGGTTATATGTTCAACTATGGTGGACCAAGTGGTTGTGTTGGTTGA